The genomic region agtacataatacataccagaccatcataatgtatcatacataatccatagtagtttacctcgaactttcgaattcataatcttactcgaatcaccggcgttaagcctactaggtttaaaacccgaatccagtcacCAACAACAAGCCTGCAGGACTTTAAgctcggatataataccagcactaagcACATgcgagatttaaccggatatattaccaaagacgaagctcatggatttaaccggatatattaccaaagacgaagctcgggacttaacccggatatatatcGAGTGCTAAGCATATTTACTCACATGATaactcaattcacataacatatcacattactAATTCAATTTCTTCACTCGAATATAAGCACGAAAAGAATACACCATCAACATAACTTTCGGTTtaatattcatacataagaacACATAACCATTTCACTATCTCAGCTTAACTCCTAATAACCATTCGGTTACATGTCATATACTCAATTTATTTATCAAACAACCTCATTCAAGTAGAGACAATAGGTCGCAATTCATCTATCATACTTATCTCAtgacatcatcaattatataataaatgtgATTAcacaaaacttacctcggtatacttgaacggttgcggaaaggctactcaattactttctcttttcccctatccaacttcgaccctctttgctcttgagcttaatttaaaacaaatagatttatttaattacttaacaaataggcaattcaatttaatacatgtatatcatttATTTAAGGTACAAATGACTTTAATAACTAGCTTTTTAAACACCATATATATTCCCTACTCATGCACAACCGAACACATTACTAGGCATTATCAAGTTTATAATTATAAGCATGTATACGTTAAgaccaattatatatataacatgttCAAGTATgatattataaattaaacatataCACATCCAATTATCAAATTATGCACAGGTGCCGAATtacaatttgaaaagaaaataaaattaaagcataaattttGCTATGGtataatcatattaaaacattttatttatttatgaaattcGAACACAACAAAATAGCTTTAGatatcaaaactcaaaattagtttataactatctaaatcacTTAAACATCCAACAACCAACTTCTTTAACCAAGCACATTTTCAGCAATGACAAAGGCAATATAACacacctttaatccaacttataattttttTGCATATCACATTCAATGCATTCACTCCATTCCATCATTTAAATACAAGCATTACTCAAAGATatccctagttcaaattcggcaattacacaaatacacaagctgattttttttttttatcatctaAACTACTTACATGAACATTAAACTATCTCAAACATCActcatttataattattcattaaacTTGAAGACAACCATCTATCCCCTTCATTATCTACCATGACTGAAAGCTCAAATCAtccccaaaatcaaaattttaacatgggttaaataaagaatttggtaactaacttaaaattaactataatttcaagaactaacatgaatttcttaccttaattcaagcctAAGATGACCGAATAGTGTTTTCTCCCCCTTTTTTTTCTTACAATCAGCTTAGAAGAAAACAAAGATGAACACCTTGTTTTCTTCACCCATTTTCTATTTTAATAATCATTATTCTATAATTTAAAGCCATTTAATtgaaataatgctaatagaaaatacatataatatatattaactaacaacatggctggccactatctacaaatggataatttgacatgcaagtccattctttttataacatgcattaatagaccattataatttaacttatcatatttcaaaatgtctcacataagtcctatttaataaatttcacatgcaAATGACAAAATccaagcatgaaactttcacacatgcatttacacatataataagcatagaatataacgattaattatttttttattactcggttttgtggtcctgaaaccactttccgactggggtcaaattagggctgtcacagtagcAAAGTTAGTGGGGTTGGCAGAGGCCTCGACCCCCTAAAGGCCCCtttataagttataaaattttaaattggtaatggtaaaattgcactttgacctcccaaaattataaaaatttgatttaatcctataaaaagcataaagatataggctattaaaatggtaaaattgtatttttattattgtaaaatatacaatttaattctgcttaaaaaattaaattttcttttaatgtaAAAAGAATATTAAATTACAAAGTATATCAAAGTATATATGTCATGtcattacatatttttaaaaataagttatgtcaaaatatttgataaaactaaaaaaaagaaaTTGGCATCGGGATTGAAAATGctcaattttgaaaaataaatattagaaATAACAAAATTATAATAGAGAgatcaaattcataaaaattgtataaaacaaGGACTTATATCTAGAATTTtatcaatattattatatttaaaatgttataaaaataaGTTTCATTTAGGAAAATTAATATGGATGTGATGGTCAGAATTTGAGAAATATGGAATAGGTATGATTGGTGGTGTGATCCGAGATACAGATAGTTTGTGGTGTTTGAGATTTACAAGGAACAAAGGATTGTATAGCGCATATAACGTAGAACTCTGAGGCATACTTGATCTAGAACAGGCTTGAAAGCTTGGTTGTTGAGATGTGTTGTTAGAATCAGATTGTTTCGAAGCGCTATACCATATTAAGGGGAACATGATAATTAATCACCCAGAATCATATGTCGTAAATGCGATTCAAAATTTGTTGAGGCATGATTAGAATGCCAGTTTAACTTACGCGTAACGTTGGCTGATTGTTTAGCAAAGGCTGCAGAAGGAATGAACATCGACTTTCACCTTTGGTCTCAACCCCCTGATTTTACTTTGAATGTGTTGCATGAAGACCTTACCGATATAGTTGTTCCTAGAttaattattatgtaatagtttGGAATACTCATttcttttaaacaaaaaaaaattcatttaaattcGAGCCTTAGATAAATAAATGATAAACTTTTATTCAAGTAACTCTTTTTGAATATAGCGGGTGCgtgtatgatatatatatatatatatatatatatatatataacatgtgTACGAGAAAAAAATCAAGTAAACAGTCAATCATCATGAAATCCAATTAGACCTTGGACCGGGATGAAAGGAAAAATAGCAGTCAATGAATTTTTTACAGCTAATTCTACAACTTGTTTAGGCAAATAAACTAAAAAGTCAGTAGTTTTCTTCGAAACCATTAAATGTtatcaattttgttttatttatagtcaatttaaaaaaattaatttcttattattttaaatatattactgATAAATATTTGTAAAGAATAtatattttgatgatatttaAGGAATTAGAATTTTAATTCTTAAAAAAATGTGAGATATTTAAACGAATGATTGGtgttataaaattaattagattTATGTTGCACTTGTATAAAATTAAATGGGGTATGGGAAGGCCAAACGCGTGGTCATCTCTTTAACAGTAATACGCAGAATCTGGGGTGTGTATGTCTCTATTGATGGACACAGTATTAAATTTCTCATCAGCAACTAATTGAAGATAAAATGGGGACATTATCTTCAATTTAGTGGACCATAGATTGCTTCAATACAATAGCATATGCTCTGTGATTCCAAAATCTAAAGATAATCATTCCCTCCACCCAAACTATAGCTTACATTTGCTTCATTTTAAGATGGAGTTCCATGGACGATTAACATTAACTATGAGCTAACTTGTTagttttaatcaatttttttataaggaattataaatttattttgatttaaattcGAGACCTGTCCTGTCCTGTTTCACCACGACTAATATTAGAATAACACCTACCTTGTCTCAACCCGAAACCCGACCGGGGTCGGGTTATTTTCTCTCCCACACTGAAAAGTCTTGTAGCATGATTTGATAATGATAGCTAAGCTCAAGTGGGCACATGTTGAGGAAATTAATCATAAAGCCAAACCTGATTTTTTTGACTTTGAATGCTACGTTTAATCCCCCTTTGAAAACCACTACTTATATATACCACTCCTATTATCTCATCCAAACACGTTTACTCACAAGGAAAAAACAATTGAGCTTTAATGGCTTCTCAATTatcttcccttttctttcaattcatttTCATTTCTGTCTTTGCCTTTGCTACCACTCTAGCCAAAGTCCTTGCAAACGAAACCTTTGAATTCATCAATGAAGGTGAGTTCGGAGATCGGATTATCGAATACGACGCTAGCTATCGAGTGATCCGAAACGATGTGTACACCTTTTACACCTACCCTTTTCGCCTTTGCTTCTATAATACCACTCCTGATGCTTACATTTTTGCCATGCGAGCTGGCATTCCCAACGACGAAAGCCTAATGAGATGGGTGTGGGACGCTAACCGGAACGATCCGGTTCATGAAAATGCCACCCTCAAATTTGGCGAGGACGGGAATTTCATGTTGGCGGATGCGGATGGTCGTGTCGTGTGGCAAACCAATACGGCTAACAAAGGTGTCACTGGGATTAGGTTACTACCAAATGGTAACTTGGTACTGTTTGATAAAAATGGGAAATTTATTTGGCAAAGCTTTGATTACCCTACTGATACTTTGTTGGTGGGTCAATCGGTTAAAATCAACGGTCGGAACAAGCTTGTTAGCCGGAAATCTGACATGGACGGCTCCGATGGACCGTATAGTCTGATACTAGACCATAATGGGTTCATTATGTATCTAAATAATTTGGGCCAGCAACTTATTTACGGGGGCTGGCCTACAAAGGATTTTGCTGACATTGTGACATTTGCCGCCGAGCCTGTTGACGTTAATGAAACAAATACCCCTTACGAGTTGGTGTTAGGTTTAACACATCTACAAGCTCAACCGAGCACTTCCCCGGCAGGCAACGGCCGGCGACTCCTCCAAGTTCGTCCGATAGGTGGAGGCAGCACAATAAACCTTAATAAAGTCAACTACAATGGCACATATTCATTCTTAAGACTCGGATCCGATGGAAACCTAAGGGCTTTCACATATTTTCCCCCAGCGAGTTACTTAAAATGGGAAGAGAGCTTTGCTTTCTTCTCAAGTTACTTCGTTAGGGAATGCGCTTTGCCATCCAAGTGCGGTACATACGGGTTATGTGACAAGAGAATGTGCGTGGCTTGCCCAAGCCCGAACGGGCTGTTGGGTTGGAGCGAAAGCTGTAAACCACCGAAGCCGGTACCTTGCCGGGCCGGAGCTAAGTTCGATTACTACAAAATCCTGGGGGTGGAACATTTTTTGAACCCATATTTGGATGATGGTGAAGGTCCAATGAAGGTTGAAAAATGCAGGGACAAATGCAGCAAAGATTGCAAATGTAAGGGATTCATTTACAAGGAAGATACATCAAGGTGCTTAACGGCTCCGGTGCTTGGGACTTTGATCAAAGATGTGAATACTACATCTGTGGGATATATTAAGTACTCAAAGTAGATTtaattattttgtgattttgtattAAAGTTTGGTGAAAATTAAGTTTATTTATTGAGTATTAGGTCATTAAGAACTCAAATAATTTCGTGTAATGcttaaataaatgataaaatgtCGTATGCGTTTAAGTACAACGTTGTGCAATATATATCCTTACAAGTAATTTCATAAACTTATTCCCAAATTACTATGACATGAATTtagaaactaaataaataaaggtTTAAAGACAATTTTGGCCGCTAATGTTTACATATTTTTTCAAAATGATCCTAATTGTATTTTTTAACCTGTTTTGGCCATCAACTTTGttctttttttcaaattattttttctAACAGATTCAATGAAAATACCGTTAAAAAAGTTAACGGGGGTtatgtgaaatattttaattaaatctaatttattacttaaaataaCCTTATATGATAATCGAagtggaaaataataaaataaataacacatGAAGTTAAAaaactcttaatttaaagaaaataaacataattatctaaaaaattaatttagtagAAAATTCTCTTAGTAAATAAACGTATAAAAGATTGAAACctttttaaaaaagaaagaaagaaatattaaaaccttgaatttattcattaaatctacTAGAAAAAACAGTTTGAAAAAAATCTAAGGTTGATGGCCAAAAAGGCTCAAAAATATAATTAAGACTGTTTTGAAAAGATATGCAAAATATCAGTGaccaaatttatcattaaaccataaataaattaaaatttaattatttaaatcttATTGGATTCAGTTTGGGCTTCATGTTTTAGGTTCTATCTTCGAAATTCCTTAGTCTTTGTTTACTCCATATTGGCCCATCTCTAGTGCAATAGCTTGATTCTCAAATGCCTGGGCTTGTCAAAAAATTTTTCTGCTTTTCTCTAATTGGGCAATGGAACATCGGTTAGGCCCATATATAATTAGTTGATGTGGGCTAATCATTTGATGGACTAAATTTGAGTTTTTTTAACAATCCAATAAAATTTGTTACGAAGACATCCAAAATTTACCAAGGAAAAAAAACTACAAAACAAGAGGCCTTTTTTATGctaatttgattaaaatagtGATCGAATCAATTAAAAGCTTTTCTTTCATCGgattgaattaattaaaaaataaaaattttaagtttacaTGTATGACAAGTACAATTGTATTGATAAATTTAACGGTTAAGTCGTTAAAGATATTAaccgtataaaaatatataaaaatataaatagattCCTTCCTATATGTATATGATAAAATGAAAATCTTTAAACATTTTTACCCTCAAGTGAATGATTGCGGCCACGATCCTCGAACaagttaaaaacattaaaaataaacatTTGAAGGGGATTTATAAGTAGGATCAACAAGTTTAGATAAATTCACAAcaacatttttctattttttctttagtGATGCAGCTTTTGGTTTATTGGTtgttttaatttgatatctcaacTTTTGTTTCAATATAGATTAGAATAAGGCAGTTTAACAAATAGATTATAAGAGGAGACTAAGACAATGAGAAAAATCAATACTTGATATTTGTTAACGTATTTTGGATTCATCAATCCTGTTTTGCTAAGCCTAGCTTAATGAAAGATTTATTCAACAACGGATTTGAAAATTTATTGGTTAAAACCCCTCTACTCTTACACAACAACGGATTTGAAAATTTATTGGTTAAAACCCCTCTACTCTTACACCAAGAAGCAATCCAACTGTTACAATCTCTCACCCAAAAAATCCTCACATACAAATAATAAAACTCTCTCCAACAAATACTTAGAAAGAGTGTCGAAAATACTTAGCTAGAATAACACAACAATGGCTCAGTAAGATACTCAAAAACTACTCTCTAAGTGATGCCAAACATTTGCCTTTCTATAGGCTTTCTTCAAGTCCTCATCAAGCAGGCTTTTCAAATACTCAAATACTCTTAAAAGATAAGGATAATAACAAGGATAAAGTTTACTTCAATCAaactttcttcttccttctttcATTCGAAGCACAAGCTTCTAACAATGAAATACACTGACTGCACTTTAACTGTCCCAACATGCTGTCTCAAGTGCTCTCCTAACTTGTTATCCCAAGTGTTTTCGAACAAAGAATGAAACAATGCACCAGAAGAAGTTAAAGTCCCAATAGATGTTTTGTAAAGGTCAACTAAATATTTTGGAGTACGACATATTTGAGATCAATAACCTTTAGTTCTGCATTCATAACAAATATTTTCATTGTTTTGCACCATATTATTCGTTTTAGAATTTATCTCATGTTTGATCCATTTCATTGAATTCCTTTTAGTAACTTTATTTCGAAAGTTCAAAAGATCGATAatcatatatttaatatttaatttttttaatacaaaCTCTTTTGTCAACATGACTTTATCCGTGACTTTGAGAAAACGTCACTTTCACTTCAAGAAATGATATTGAACTAATTGGACGAgattaaaaattaacttaaaatattTTGTGAATTTATGTTCTCAATATTGCTCCTACAAAAGCACATTTGATGCATGGAAAGTCAAATATATTTTCTCTAAGGTATCCTCATAACTAATTTTCTCTTTATATAATTTCAATTTAGAAATAATTTTAAACAACACCAAATTATTTTCACTTACATTTTTAAAATCTTGTAACCATAAGTGTACCCACTCATATTGAGCAATATTTAGACAAATCACCAATTTTTGGTCATCGTTTCTTTAATTATTTCCTTAAAAACATTCCAAAGGGTTAATCGGTCCTTAACAATAAGGTTTTTAGTTTCTAGATGGTGATGGAAGATAATCAAAGGCAAAGCTAAAATTTTTTTCGAGTgagattgaattataaatttttatgacAGTTGAAAtacaattttactattatattaacTCATAACATTATATTTTCTAAAAGgacttaaaatataaaaacatagcTCTTCAAGGGACCAAAagcaaaatttttcaatttaaggGTTGAGGTAAGGGCCCCCTGCCTGACCCACattgctttcaagcaatcctgaAAGAAAGCTTGGTTTCCTTCTTTAATTGTATCTTCCAGATTCATAGATTTAAGGTGAATTCCATCATGAAGTATTCTAAATTTCTAGATAAAATATGTCAAATGAATTAGGTTTTTACATTGATATAATGACAAGTAGGAGTGATTTTGCTACACTATTAGAGACTTCATCATGTCGATAAAATATTgtaaagaaaaacaaagaaagatcAAAACAAATAATAGATTTTTGGTAATTCTAATTCTTCAAGAACTAGTTAAGCTACTAATCTTTCTTATTCATGTTCTTGGGTGAAACAAGTCCCTTATATAGAACTTTTCGTCATAAATACATAAGGGATGATACATTTCATACTACAATATACCAGAACGTATACATGAATTAGATTAATAGAGAGATGATGATACATTTCCTAATGCCATTTACTATATGAGCATATGAATTCCATAAAGCATACTAATAACCCTTTATATATCTAGTCATCCACACG from Gossypium arboreum isolate Shixiya-1 chromosome 1, ASM2569848v2, whole genome shotgun sequence harbors:
- the LOC108480772 gene encoding EP1-like glycoprotein 2; this translates as MASQLSSLFFQFIFISVFAFATTLAKVLANETFEFINEGEFGDRIIEYDASYRVIRNDVYTFYTYPFRLCFYNTTPDAYIFAMRAGIPNDESLMRWVWDANRNDPVHENATLKFGEDGNFMLADADGRVVWQTNTANKGVTGIRLLPNGNLVLFDKNGKFIWQSFDYPTDTLLVGQSVKINGRNKLVSRKSDMDGSDGPYSLILDHNGFIMYLNNLGQQLIYGGWPTKDFADIVTFAAEPVDVNETNTPYELVLGLTHLQAQPSTSPAGNGRRLLQVRPIGGGSTINLNKVNYNGTYSFLRLGSDGNLRAFTYFPPASYLKWEESFAFFSSYFVRECALPSKCGTYGLCDKRMCVACPSPNGLLGWSESCKPPKPVPCRAGAKFDYYKILGVEHFLNPYLDDGEGPMKVEKCRDKCSKDCKCKGFIYKEDTSRCLTAPVLGTLIKDVNTTSVGYIKYSK